In Paenibacillus sp. FSL R7-0345, a single window of DNA contains:
- a CDS encoding sigma-70 family RNA polymerase sigma factor, with protein MKPDSLDHHYQSYVHDIHRYLYALCRDHHLAEDLTQETFYRAYLYLEDCREERIKPWLFRVAYNAFIDHTRKARRSVPTEDWYFNSLPHPETTEEVFMRRQRMEALADSVGRLPEVQRHALLLHDFHGIAYKDAADIMEVSLPQYKILIFRARQKLREEERRSSGYE; from the coding sequence ATGAAGCCGGATTCGCTGGATCATCACTATCAGAGTTATGTTCACGATATACATCGTTATTTGTACGCCCTCTGCCGCGATCACCACCTCGCCGAGGATTTGACACAGGAGACGTTTTACCGGGCCTATCTGTATCTGGAGGATTGCCGGGAGGAGCGGATCAAGCCCTGGCTGTTCCGGGTAGCCTATAATGCCTTTATTGATCATACGCGCAAAGCGCGCCGCAGTGTTCCGACAGAAGACTGGTATTTCAACAGTCTGCCGCATCCGGAGACTACGGAAGAGGTATTCATGCGGCGGCAGCGGATGGAGGCATTGGCTGACTCTGTCGGCAGGCTTCCGGAGGTGCAGCGCCATGCGCTGCTGCTGCATGATTTTCACGGGATCGCTTATAAGGATGCCGCGGACATCATGGAGGTCAGTCTGCCGCAATATAAGATACTGATCTTCCGGGCGAGGCAGAAGCTGCGGGAAGAAGAACGGAGGAGTAGCGGATATGAGTGA
- a CDS encoding anti-sigma factor — protein sequence MSEEFKEKLRKYSEGSLPETERAEMEQELDKLEAYQGYLDELMERDEEQSAQKAAWRSGPMTADGGGKSPLKKKKKAANREKRIIRRGKWKARISNTMTVLSAFLTITVISSIITAVYYSTGERGETYRDVISSAIAVSRPNTVVHLNSDATTFFRMNYSGRLLKQVGSDQVDAGSYSTQMLFGLGGVGTYNWTDERTSRQFFTYPQDGQSQGIDDSEQWERLDKLPEGTVAEAYLSLDQLYSTDELLKKLEPLNVLPVWFAVDDGLSTANAVVTSPLGFPYQPIWHAKDMTIQSATTEKRGWFSSVTSSSSSSPSVEDYGSSGLREQNFLDTLRLLGEYKLLSGNAGLFLDLEKSLNYIEKNGVQLYGVVVTGPVKELLGLQEDTWISQIRIGEVRLWNWRD from the coding sequence ATGAGTGAAGAGTTTAAGGAAAAGCTGCGCAAATACAGTGAAGGCAGCCTGCCGGAGACAGAACGGGCGGAGATGGAACAGGAGCTGGATAAGCTGGAGGCTTATCAGGGCTATCTGGATGAGCTGATGGAGCGGGATGAGGAGCAGTCTGCGCAGAAGGCAGCGTGGAGGTCCGGCCCGATGACGGCTGATGGCGGAGGTAAATCGCCGTTAAAAAAGAAAAAAAAGGCGGCTAACAGAGAGAAACGGATAATCCGCCGGGGCAAATGGAAGGCCCGCATCTCTAATACGATGACTGTGCTGTCAGCCTTTCTGACTATTACAGTTATTAGTTCGATCATAACGGCTGTTTATTACAGCACGGGAGAGCGGGGGGAAACTTACCGGGATGTTATCTCCTCAGCTATTGCAGTTTCACGCCCCAATACAGTCGTACATTTAAATTCCGATGCCACAACTTTTTTCAGAATGAATTATTCAGGCAGACTGCTGAAGCAGGTCGGAAGTGATCAGGTCGATGCGGGCAGCTACTCTACCCAGATGTTGTTCGGGCTTGGGGGAGTAGGAACCTATAACTGGACCGATGAGCGTACTTCCCGCCAATTTTTCACCTATCCGCAGGATGGCCAGTCTCAGGGTATTGACGATAGTGAGCAGTGGGAGCGTCTTGATAAGCTGCCGGAGGGCACGGTGGCCGAAGCCTATCTTTCTCTCGACCAGCTGTACAGCACAGATGAGCTGCTGAAAAAGCTGGAGCCGCTGAATGTGCTGCCCGTCTGGTTCGCCGTGGATGATGGCCTCAGTACCGCCAATGCTGTGGTAACCAGCCCGCTGGGCTTCCCTTATCAGCCGATCTGGCATGCTAAGGATATGACAATACAGTCGGCTACAACGGAGAAGCGGGGCTGGTTCAGCAGTGTAACCTCCAGCTCCTCCAGTTCACCTTCCGTTGAGGATTACGGGAGCAGCGGGCTCCGTGAGCAGAACTTTCTCGATACGCTGCGGCTGCTTGGAGAATATAAACTTCTGTCCGGGAATGCCGGATTATTCTTAGACTTGGAGAAATCGCTAAACTATATTGAGAAGAATGGAGTCCAGCTATACGGCGTGGTTGTTACTGGACCGGTTAAGGAGCTGCTGGGGCTGCAGGAGGATACATGGATCAGTCAGATCCGGATCGGTGAGGTGCGGCTGTGGAACTGGCGGGACTAA
- a CDS encoding metallophosphoesterase, translated as MKVGVVSDTHMPRSAKALPQALVEEFRHVDQILHLGDWVAMEIYDLLAELAPVEGIAGNNDGQEIISRFGEQKIVTLDGVRIGLIHGHAPYSRKGTDGNALLAFEGQEVDCILFGHSHQPLMRRENGVLLFNPGSPTDKRREKQYSFGILDIEDGKISARHVFYDSKE; from the coding sequence ATGAAAGTAGGAGTCGTATCCGATACCCATATGCCGCGGTCAGCCAAGGCGCTGCCGCAGGCGCTTGTGGAGGAATTCCGCCACGTCGACCAGATTCTCCATCTTGGCGACTGGGTAGCTATGGAAATTTATGATCTGCTGGCCGAGCTTGCCCCGGTGGAGGGGATTGCCGGCAATAACGACGGCCAGGAGATTATCAGCCGTTTCGGAGAACAAAAGATTGTTACCCTGGACGGGGTACGGATCGGATTGATCCACGGGCATGCCCCGTACTCGCGTAAAGGGACGGACGGTAATGCACTGCTGGCCTTTGAAGGCCAGGAGGTGGACTGCATCCTGTTCGGCCATTCCCATCAGCCGCTGATGCGCAGGGAGAACGGCGTCCTGCTGTTTAATCCTGGCTCGCCTACCGACAAACGGCGGGAGAAGCAGTATTCCTTCGGAATCCTGGATATTGAAGACGGTAAAATCAGCGCCCGGCATGTCTTCTACGACTCCAAAGAGTAG
- a CDS encoding GNAT family N-acetyltransferase — protein sequence MEAYRLVEAEWQDAELITPLFNDYRVYYGQQPDPAGALIFLQERLKAEESVIFMAVKDEAGSRQAGGFAQLYPSFSSLTMQRLWVLNDLYVAEHLRGQGLGKLLLEGVREYALSTGSKGLTLTTMTDNVRAQRLYEAQGYVRDEEFYTYDLIFK from the coding sequence ATGGAAGCTTACCGTTTGGTGGAGGCGGAGTGGCAGGATGCGGAGCTGATTACGCCGCTGTTCAATGATTACAGGGTGTATTACGGGCAGCAGCCCGACCCCGCAGGAGCTTTAATATTTTTGCAGGAAAGGCTGAAGGCAGAGGAATCTGTTATTTTTATGGCGGTAAAAGATGAGGCTGGCAGCAGACAAGCCGGTGGCTTCGCACAGCTCTACCCGTCGTTCTCGTCGCTGACCATGCAGCGGCTGTGGGTACTGAATGATCTGTACGTAGCGGAGCATTTGCGCGGGCAGGGTCTGGGCAAGCTGCTGCTGGAAGGCGTACGCGAGTATGCCTTGAGTACAGGAAGCAAAGGGCTGACGCTGACCACCATGACGGATAATGTCCGGGCACAGCGATTGTATGAGGCTCAAGGGTACGTAAGGGATGAAGAATTTTATACGTATGATCTTATTTTTAAATGA
- a CDS encoding HAD family hydrolase: MDNSSKLAVFFDLDDTLYDHLVPFREAVREVLAPDEGSLDYAELFYTVRHHSDLLWPKYLSGELELEETRVLRLELAFAEYGIALSREQAEQVQAAYIGRQYTIEMIDGVEEQIRRFLAIGHKVGVITNGPKEHQTSKLRGLGIDKLIPAEMIFISDAVGLAKPDPAIFRHVNEATGTTPDNSLYVGDTWDNDVVGALSAGWKVCWYNPRGRQPRTEHVPSYVFADYEEFSRLPLI; the protein is encoded by the coding sequence GTGGATAACAGCAGTAAATTAGCGGTGTTTTTTGATCTGGATGATACGCTGTACGACCATCTGGTGCCGTTTCGTGAAGCGGTGCGTGAGGTGCTGGCGCCGGATGAGGGCAGTCTTGATTACGCGGAATTATTTTATACTGTAAGGCATCACAGCGATCTGCTCTGGCCCAAGTACCTGAGCGGTGAGCTTGAGCTGGAGGAGACGCGGGTGCTGCGGCTGGAGCTGGCTTTTGCCGAGTATGGCATAGCGCTTAGCCGGGAGCAGGCGGAACAGGTGCAGGCGGCCTATATCGGGCGGCAGTACACGATTGAAATGATCGACGGGGTGGAAGAGCAGATCAGGCGCTTCCTGGCTATCGGGCATAAGGTGGGGGTTATCACCAACGGGCCGAAGGAGCATCAGACGAGCAAGCTGCGGGGTCTGGGTATCGACAAGCTGATTCCCGCAGAGATGATCTTTATTTCAGATGCGGTTGGACTGGCCAAGCCGGACCCGGCGATTTTCAGGCATGTCAATGAAGCTACGGGAACTACTCCGGACAACTCGCTGTATGTCGGCGACACCTGGGATAATGATGTGGTTGGCGCATTGTCGGCCGGCTGGAAGGTATGCTGGTACAATCCCCGCGGCAGACAGCCGCGTACGGAGCATGTGCCGAGTTATGTTTTTGCGGATTATGAAGAGTTTAGCAGGCTTCCTCTGATCTGA
- a CDS encoding FAD:protein FMN transferase: MFKNKKMLLILAGLVIIAAVVVWFAVSGKGDDSGNTAATETPGGATVAEEGGTKSLAQTFYIYDTVVNIKIFGNDATQQNMDDIQSMLERMDTQFSRTKEDGELYAVNQAAGKEAVAVSDETLDIVKQSIKYAEDMDGLYEPTIGPLVDLWAIGEGGEHVPDQADIDAAKSLINYKDIIIDENAKTIKLAREGMVLDMGGIGKGYAADRIADYLKEQGLDSAMINLGGSSIIALGNKPNGSPWNIGLQDPDQSRGTQLGTIKITDEVIDASGVYERYFMQDGVRYHHILDPRTGYPSQNGLKSITIMSPNATDADALSTGVFLMGLEEGMKYLEALPENIEAFFITDDNKIYATSGIRDRLQLTDPTYTFAE, from the coding sequence ATGTTTAAAAACAAAAAAATGCTGCTTATTCTGGCCGGACTGGTCATTATTGCGGCTGTTGTTGTCTGGTTTGCCGTCAGCGGTAAAGGGGACGACAGCGGCAATACAGCTGCAACCGAAACCCCGGGAGGCGCAACTGTAGCGGAAGAAGGCGGAACCAAGTCACTGGCGCAGACTTTTTATATCTATGATACCGTTGTGAACATCAAGATATTCGGTAACGATGCCACCCAGCAAAATATGGATGATATCCAGAGCATGCTGGAGCGTATGGATACCCAGTTCAGCCGCACCAAGGAAGACGGTGAATTGTATGCCGTGAACCAGGCCGCCGGCAAGGAAGCAGTAGCTGTATCCGACGAAACACTGGATATTGTGAAGCAGTCGATCAAGTATGCCGAGGATATGGACGGACTGTATGAGCCGACAATCGGGCCGCTGGTGGACCTGTGGGCGATTGGCGAAGGCGGCGAGCATGTCCCTGATCAGGCCGATATCGATGCAGCGAAGAGCCTGATTAATTATAAGGATATTATTATTGATGAGAACGCCAAGACAATCAAGCTTGCCAGAGAAGGCATGGTGCTGGACATGGGCGGAATCGGCAAGGGTTATGCCGCTGACCGGATCGCTGACTACCTGAAGGAGCAGGGGCTGGATAGCGCGATGATTAACCTTGGGGGCAGCAGCATTATCGCCCTTGGCAACAAGCCGAACGGCTCCCCTTGGAACATCGGCCTGCAGGACCCGGATCAGAGCCGCGGCACACAGCTGGGCACCATTAAGATCACTGATGAAGTTATTGATGCTTCGGGCGTATACGAGCGTTATTTCATGCAGGATGGCGTCCGTTACCATCATATTCTTGACCCGCGGACAGGCTATCCTTCCCAGAACGGGCTGAAGAGCATTACCATTATGAGTCCGAATGCAACAGACGCAGATGCCTTGTCCACCGGTGTATTCCTGATGGGTCTGGAAGAGGGTATGAAGTATCTGGAAGCTCTGCCGGAAAATATTGAGGCCTTCTTCATTACTGATGACAATAAGATCTATGCTACCTCAGGAATCAGAGACAGACTGCAGCTGACTGATCCGACGTATACTTTTGCAGAATAA
- a CDS encoding TetR/AcrR family transcriptional regulator has translation MSIDRKALILQAATKSFVQFGYKATTMEQVSKIANVGKGTIYTFFKTKEELFEEILDKATQELTSVMNRIAAEENTFTHKLFNLLDSILEFRSDHELFVKLAQEVRDIGTAQALEGVKRMEDYALDFLRQQIETAITRGEVKSCDSSVAAFMILRLYLALTTEWNKAHEPLDEARIKEHMMLFISNGILK, from the coding sequence ATGTCGATCGACCGCAAAGCGTTAATTCTTCAGGCAGCAACCAAATCCTTTGTCCAGTTCGGTTATAAAGCGACCACGATGGAGCAGGTATCCAAGATTGCCAATGTCGGCAAGGGAACGATCTATACGTTTTTCAAGACAAAGGAAGAGCTGTTTGAGGAAATTCTGGACAAGGCCACCCAGGAGTTAACCTCAGTCATGAACCGGATTGCCGCTGAGGAAAACACTTTTACCCATAAGCTGTTTAATCTGCTTGATTCGATTCTGGAGTTCCGCTCCGATCATGAGCTGTTCGTGAAGCTGGCCCAGGAGGTGCGTGACATCGGGACAGCGCAGGCCCTGGAAGGGGTGAAGCGGATGGAGGATTATGCGCTGGACTTTCTGCGGCAGCAGATTGAGACAGCCATCACCAGAGGTGAAGTCAAGTCCTGTGATTCCAGTGTGGCGGCATTTATGATTCTGCGTCTCTATCTGGCGCTGACAACCGAATGGAACAAAGCGCATGAGCCGCTGGATGAGGCCCGGATCAAGGAGCATATGATGCTGTTCATTTCTAACGGTATTCTCAAGTAA
- a CDS encoding YhgE/Pip domain-containing protein gives MRAINVFWKDLKILLGKPMLLITLLGVSALPMLYSGFLVEGSWDPYGNTGKLPVAVVNLDKGAQYEGKTMDVGNDFVDELKTNTDFNWKFVDAAEAEDGMAHNRYYMTITIPADFSQNATTLTQEKPVQSEIIFEPNSDYNFVAGQIGNSAMNKLKSKLSAKITEAYTRSMYEQVDTIASGLGDAGSGATELQEGADKLTDGLSTLKTNLSKLSSGTSELQSGLKLLYKGAGSLKDGTGTLTGGAADLAGGLSQLSKAEQQLQAGAAKSQSGASQLAAGLESAKDGSSKLTAGLTASEAASGQLAAGASLVAAGLDQMLAATPELQDSEQFQQLLAASKQVAAGSTQLHSGQEQLLAGSTQLTEAQQQLYDGAAALSSGGTQLVTGLSTFGDKLNDAASGSSKLADGAVALKQGASQLTEGLTKLAGGVDGLSEGAGKLTDGAGELQDGSGKLASGSEELAQKLNDAATETASVNSSDDTVSMFAEPVKLVENTDRKLDHYGLGIAPYFLSLALFMGALVFTTVFSLRESNVPDASPMGKFASRTLMFMLVSVLQSLLADAVLLYGLKLQVQSVPLFYLFTLIVSFTFTMIVQALVTWLDNPGRFLAIVLMIFQLTSSAGTFPLELLPQWMQKVNPWLPMTHSIVGYKAIIASGDYALMREQIVYLLSYAALFLCLTFFYFLRQNGKRTKTPAQELTA, from the coding sequence GTGAGAGCCATTAATGTGTTCTGGAAAGATTTAAAGATTCTGCTCGGGAAACCGATGCTGCTGATTACGCTGCTTGGTGTGTCGGCACTGCCGATGCTGTACAGCGGGTTCCTCGTGGAAGGCTCCTGGGACCCTTACGGAAATACAGGCAAGCTTCCTGTTGCTGTAGTCAACCTTGATAAAGGAGCGCAGTACGAGGGGAAGACGATGGATGTCGGCAATGATTTTGTGGATGAATTAAAAACAAACACCGATTTCAACTGGAAATTTGTTGATGCGGCCGAAGCTGAAGACGGTATGGCGCACAACCGCTATTATATGACCATTACGATCCCGGCGGACTTTTCGCAAAATGCGACTACCCTGACTCAGGAGAAGCCGGTGCAGTCGGAGATTATTTTTGAGCCGAACAGCGACTATAACTTTGTCGCCGGACAGATCGGCAACAGTGCGATGAACAAGCTGAAATCGAAGCTGTCCGCGAAGATTACCGAGGCTTATACGCGCAGCATGTATGAGCAGGTAGATACGATTGCATCAGGCCTTGGAGATGCCGGCAGCGGGGCAACTGAGCTGCAGGAAGGCGCTGACAAGCTGACAGACGGCCTGTCTACGCTGAAGACTAATCTGAGCAAGCTGTCCAGCGGTACAAGCGAGTTGCAGAGCGGACTGAAGCTGCTCTATAAAGGGGCAGGCAGCCTGAAGGACGGCACAGGTACGCTTACAGGCGGCGCTGCCGATCTGGCCGGCGGTCTGAGCCAGCTCTCGAAGGCGGAGCAGCAGCTGCAGGCCGGCGCTGCGAAATCGCAGAGCGGGGCCTCGCAGCTGGCCGCCGGACTGGAGAGCGCCAAGGACGGCAGCAGCAAGCTGACCGCCGGGCTGACTGCCTCCGAGGCAGCAAGCGGCCAGCTTGCTGCCGGCGCTTCGCTGGTAGCGGCCGGGCTTGACCAGATGCTCGCAGCGACCCCGGAGCTGCAGGACAGCGAGCAGTTCCAGCAGCTGCTGGCTGCGAGCAAGCAGGTGGCCGCCGGCAGTACGCAGCTGCACAGCGGCCAGGAACAGCTGCTGGCGGGCAGCACGCAGCTGACGGAAGCGCAGCAGCAGCTGTATGACGGCGCTGCGGCACTGAGCAGCGGCGGAACGCAGCTGGTCACCGGTCTCAGCACATTCGGCGACAAGCTGAATGATGCGGCTTCCGGCAGCAGCAAGCTGGCTGACGGTGCGGTGGCCCTGAAGCAGGGTGCTTCGCAGCTGACTGAAGGGCTGACTAAGCTGGCCGGAGGCGTGGACGGCCTGTCCGAAGGCGCCGGCAAGCTGACAGACGGTGCCGGTGAGCTGCAGGACGGCTCCGGCAAGCTGGCCAGCGGCAGTGAAGAGCTGGCCCAAAAGCTTAATGACGCGGCAACGGAAACCGCCAGCGTCAACTCCAGCGATGACACTGTCAGCATGTTTGCTGAACCGGTCAAGCTGGTTGAGAACACCGACCGCAAGCTGGATCATTACGGGCTTGGCATCGCGCCTTATTTCTTATCGCTTGCACTCTTTATGGGTGCCCTGGTGTTTACGACTGTATTCTCCCTGCGGGAATCGAATGTGCCGGACGCCTCTCCGATGGGCAAATTCGCCAGCCGTACGCTGATGTTTATGCTCGTCAGTGTATTGCAGTCACTGCTTGCCGATGCAGTCCTCCTGTATGGCTTGAAGCTGCAGGTGCAGAGCGTACCGCTGTTCTACCTGTTTACTCTGATTGTCAGCTTCACCTTTACCATGATTGTCCAGGCGCTCGTTACCTGGCTGGATAATCCGGGCCGCTTCCTGGCGATCGTGCTGATGATCTTCCAGCTTACGTCCAGTGCCGGCACCTTCCCGTTGGAGCTGCTTCCGCAGTGGATGCAGAAGGTTAATCCATGGCTGCCGATGACCCACAGCATCGTCGGCTACAAAGCAATTATCGCCAGCGGCGATTACGCCCTGATGCGCGAGCAGATCGTATATCTGCTGAGCTATGCCGCCCTGTTCCTGTGCCTGACGTTCTTCTATTTCCTGCGCCAGAACGGCAAACGGACGAAAACGCCGGCTCAAGAGCTGACCGCTTAA
- a CDS encoding glycosyltransferase — protein sequence MHDVSIVIPTRNRISDLTLCIESIGRQTELEDVSIELLIVDDGEIEDSVLAHFRKVLAQMPNAELHYYRKTKPGVWLSRYEALGLIDGDIVLSFDDDAELDDPLYIRRMLDTYASDPSIVGVGGIAKGLSSSASGKLLGRLTCQMSASPGRLSASTLAGSLLLWGETENIFETDFFHGCNMSFKRESLKDMKPYPWMTSYAVADDIYMCHLASKYGKLVINPEMKITHHESPSSRDKAGRVARATAVNHYYLLNLRKAPVKNYAALLWTLTYLTGKFTLKRNFNAVSGYVSGIGFVLNPRKNKYREYMLD from the coding sequence ATGCATGATGTATCCATAGTCATTCCCACGCGCAACCGGATCAGTGATCTTACGCTGTGCATTGAATCCATCGGCAGGCAGACCGAGCTGGAGGATGTTTCAATTGAGCTGCTGATTGTTGATGACGGCGAGATTGAGGATAGTGTACTGGCGCATTTCCGCAAAGTGCTGGCCCAGATGCCTAATGCCGAGCTTCATTATTACCGCAAAACCAAACCCGGCGTCTGGCTCTCCCGCTATGAAGCACTCGGGCTGATCGACGGGGATATTGTGCTGAGCTTCGACGATGATGCCGAGCTGGATGATCCGCTCTATATCCGCCGGATGCTCGACACCTATGCCTCGGATCCCTCCATTGTCGGCGTCGGCGGCATCGCCAAGGGCTTATCCAGCAGTGCCTCCGGCAAGCTCCTGGGCAGGCTGACCTGCCAGATGTCGGCTTCACCGGGCAGACTGTCGGCCAGCACCCTCGCCGGCTCGCTGCTGCTCTGGGGGGAGACGGAGAATATTTTTGAGACTGACTTCTTTCACGGCTGCAATATGTCGTTTAAGCGGGAGTCACTGAAGGATATGAAGCCCTACCCCTGGATGACCAGCTATGCCGTGGCCGATGACATTTACATGTGCCATCTGGCCAGCAAATACGGCAAGCTTGTCATTAATCCAGAGATGAAGATCACCCATCATGAGTCGCCAAGCTCGCGCGACAAGGCAGGACGCGTAGCCCGTGCGACAGCGGTGAATCATTATTATCTGCTTAATCTGCGCAAAGCACCGGTAAAAAATTATGCCGCCCTCCTCTGGACGCTCACTTATCTGACCGGCAAGTTTACGCTGAAGCGCAATTTCAACGCTGTATCCGGCTATGTCAGCGGCATTGGATTTGTCCTGAATCCCCGGAAGAACAAATATAGGGAGTACATGCTGGACTAG
- a CDS encoding DsbA family oxidoreductase, with product MRIDVWSDYACPFCYIGKRRLEHALSQFPDRDKVEVVFRSFQLDPTARTDESRDIHEMLASKYGMTRDKAKAMNEQLAEQAQGVGLQFNFDTLVPTNTFDGHRLSHYAATKGKAKELTERLLKAYFTDSVNIGKHDVLASLAAEVGLDADEVSAVLNSDAYTAEVNQDIDAARQLNVTGVPFFVFNNKYAVSGAQPGPVFTEVLDTVWAEEQSKPALQVIGQPKSQTPDGEGCDDGSCSI from the coding sequence ATGAGAATAGATGTATGGTCTGACTATGCCTGCCCTTTCTGCTATATCGGCAAAAGACGGCTGGAGCACGCACTGAGCCAATTCCCGGACCGTGACAAGGTAGAGGTTGTGTTCCGCAGCTTCCAGCTTGATCCGACAGCACGGACGGATGAAAGCAGAGACATTCATGAAATGCTTGCATCCAAATACGGAATGACCCGCGATAAAGCCAAAGCGATGAATGAACAGCTTGCAGAGCAGGCACAGGGTGTCGGCTTGCAGTTTAATTTTGATACGCTGGTGCCTACGAATACTTTTGACGGACATCGCCTGAGTCATTATGCTGCTACCAAAGGTAAAGCTAAAGAGCTGACTGAACGTCTGCTAAAAGCGTACTTCACCGATTCAGTGAACATCGGCAAGCATGATGTCCTGGCCTCGCTGGCTGCAGAAGTGGGACTTGATGCGGATGAAGTATCCGCAGTCCTGAACAGCGATGCTTATACAGCTGAAGTGAATCAGGATATTGATGCGGCACGTCAGCTGAATGTGACCGGCGTTCCGTTCTTTGTCTTCAATAATAAATATGCCGTATCAGGCGCACAGCCCGGCCCGGTATTCACCGAGGTGCTCGACACCGTCTGGGCGGAAGAGCAGAGTAAGCCTGCCCTGCAGGTTATCGGCCAGCCCAAATCGCAGACTCCGGACGGCGAAGGCTGCGATGACGGCTCCTGTAGCATCTGA
- a CDS encoding oleate hydratase — MAKEYGNRQVYFVGGGIASLAGAAYLVRDCDFPGANIHIIEEMHILGGSNDGAGDVEQGYVIRGGRMLNDEAYENLWELLSTIPSIDHPGQSVREEIIAFDKANPTHSNARLIDRNGEVQDVLSMGFDMADRLALGKLIITPEEAMGKARINDWFGPHFFETNFWYMWATTFAFQPWHSAVEFKRYMLRFMHEFPRIQTLEGVTRTPYNQYDSIILPLQKYLEPLGVDFSLKCTVTDLQFKEGDGITVTQMNVLRQGMADIIEVKEGDLVIVTNGSMTESASLGSMTSAPELNGKGSSWKLWENIAAKKPGLGNPSPFADYVDESKWESFTVTFQDSVFFDLMERFTRNRAGTGALVTFKDSSWFMSVVLAFQPHFRNQPEHVKVFWGYGLYPDKVGDFVNKRMCDCTGEEIMQELIGHLHFEAHRDGIMATANCIPCMMPYITSQFMPRLGTDRPQVVPAGSTNLAFISQFCEIPDDVVFTEEYSVRAARIAVYTLMGVGRPVEPINQYQYDVRTLLSGLVTSFR, encoded by the coding sequence GTGGCAAAAGAGTACGGTAACCGGCAGGTTTATTTTGTAGGCGGCGGCATTGCATCCCTTGCGGGTGCGGCTTATCTCGTCAGGGACTGTGATTTTCCGGGAGCAAACATTCATATTATTGAAGAAATGCATATCCTCGGCGGCAGCAATGACGGTGCAGGCGATGTAGAGCAAGGTTATGTGATCCGCGGCGGACGGATGCTTAACGATGAAGCGTATGAGAATCTGTGGGAGCTGCTAAGCACCATTCCTTCCATTGACCATCCGGGACAATCGGTACGCGAGGAAATTATCGCCTTCGATAAGGCTAATCCCACTCATTCCAATGCGCGGCTAATTGACCGGAATGGCGAGGTCCAGGATGTGCTGTCGATGGGCTTCGATATGGCCGACCGGCTGGCGCTGGGCAAGCTGATCATTACACCGGAGGAAGCGATGGGCAAGGCGCGGATTAATGACTGGTTTGGGCCGCATTTTTTTGAGACAAATTTCTGGTACATGTGGGCGACCACCTTCGCCTTCCAGCCTTGGCACAGCGCAGTTGAGTTCAAACGGTACATGCTCCGCTTCATGCATGAGTTTCCGCGGATTCAGACACTGGAGGGGGTAACGCGCACTCCGTATAACCAGTATGATTCCATCATTCTGCCTCTGCAAAAGTATCTGGAGCCGCTCGGTGTGGACTTCTCACTGAAATGTACCGTAACCGACCTGCAGTTTAAGGAAGGCGACGGCATTACGGTTACGCAAATGAATGTGTTGCGCCAGGGTATGGCGGATATAATTGAGGTAAAAGAGGGCGATCTCGTCATTGTCACGAACGGCTCGATGACCGAAAGCGCCAGTCTTGGCTCGATGACCTCCGCTCCTGAGCTAAACGGCAAGGGCAGCTCCTGGAAGCTGTGGGAGAACATCGCCGCCAAAAAGCCCGGACTCGGCAATCCCTCCCCGTTCGCAGACTATGTGGACGAATCGAAATGGGAATCCTTTACCGTCACCTTTCAGGATTCCGTCTTCTTTGACCTGATGGAGCGGTTCACCCGCAACCGGGCCGGCACAGGCGCGCTTGTCACCTTCAAGGATTCAAGCTGGTTCATGTCGGTGGTGCTGGCCTTCCAGCCGCATTTCCGCAATCAGCCTGAGCATGTTAAGGTATTCTGGGGCTACGGACTGTATCCGGACAAGGTCGGTGATTTCGTCAACAAAAGAATGTGCGACTGTACCGGGGAAGAGATTATGCAGGAGCTGATCGGCCATCTGCATTTTGAGGCGCACCGGGACGGGATCATGGCCACTGCCAACTGTATCCCGTGCATGATGCCGTACATTACGTCCCAGTTTATGCCGCGGCTTGGCACCGACCGGCCGCAGGTTGTGCCGGCAGGCTCGACCAACCTGGCGTTCATCAGCCAGTTCTGTGAAATCCCGGACGACGTCGTGTTCACCGAAGAATACTCCGTGCGCGCCGCACGTATCGCTGTCTATACCCTCATGGGTGTAGGCCGCCCGGTTGAGCCGATAAACCAGTATCAATATGATGTGCGGACACTGCTTTCGGGACTTGTGACTTCGTTTAGGTAG